In Sphingomonas phyllosphaerae, one DNA window encodes the following:
- a CDS encoding ClpXP protease specificity-enhancing factor SspB: MSDMLPDSLIPYDEIVQEALRAVVGRVLGTVAESGGLPGEHHFYITFKTQGPGVDIPQRLIERFPDEMTIVLQNRFWDLTVDQERFSVGLSFNQVPSKLVIPYSAITGFHDPTVNFELRFQAQEGPGDGPGPHDPAENDGPSVTPVEDGSNVVAVDFKRKK, translated from the coding sequence ATGAGCGATATGCTGCCCGACAGCCTGATACCTTACGACGAAATCGTGCAGGAAGCCCTGCGCGCGGTCGTGGGACGCGTGCTGGGAACCGTGGCCGAGTCGGGCGGTCTGCCGGGCGAGCACCACTTCTACATCACCTTCAAGACGCAAGGACCCGGGGTCGACATCCCGCAGCGGCTGATCGAGCGTTTCCCGGACGAGATGACGATCGTGCTTCAGAACCGCTTCTGGGACCTGACGGTCGATCAGGAGCGCTTCTCGGTGGGCCTCAGCTTCAACCAGGTGCCGTCGAAGCTGGTCATTCCCTATTCGGCGATCACCGGCTTCCACGACCCGACGGTCAATTTCGAGCTGCGCTTCCAGGCGCAGGAAGGCCCCGGCGACGGCCCCGGCCCGCACGACCCGGCCGAGAACGACGGTCCGAGCGTGACGCCGGTCGAGGACGGCTCGAACGTCGTGGCAGTGGATTTCAAGAGGAAGAAGTGA
- the hisF gene encoding imidazole glycerol phosphate synthase subunit HisF, translating to MTVRARVIPCLDVAGGRVVKGVNFVDLIDAGDPVEQARAYDAAGADELCFLDITASHEARGTILDVVRRTAAVCFMPLTVGGGVRTAEDARALLLAGADKVAVNSAAVARPEVVADIAERFGSQCCVASIDARRSGDSWEVFTHGGRRATGIDAVEHALRLAELGAGELLVTSMDRDGTKGGYDLDLIRAIADRTAVPVVASGGVGSLDDLVAGVVEGHASAVLAASIFHFGQATVAEAHEALAAAGVPVRAPLG from the coding sequence ATGACCGTTCGCGCCCGTGTGATCCCGTGCCTCGACGTTGCCGGCGGGCGCGTCGTCAAAGGCGTCAATTTCGTCGATCTGATCGATGCCGGCGATCCCGTCGAACAGGCGCGCGCCTATGACGCGGCGGGGGCGGACGAACTCTGCTTCCTCGACATCACCGCCAGCCATGAGGCGCGCGGCACGATCCTCGACGTCGTGCGGCGCACCGCGGCGGTGTGCTTCATGCCGCTGACCGTCGGCGGCGGGGTGCGCACCGCCGAGGATGCGCGCGCGCTGCTGCTGGCCGGCGCGGACAAGGTCGCGGTCAATTCCGCCGCGGTGGCGCGTCCCGAGGTGGTCGCCGACATCGCCGAGCGGTTCGGCAGCCAGTGCTGCGTCGCCAGCATCGACGCGCGGCGCAGCGGCGACAGCTGGGAGGTGTTCACGCACGGCGGGCGGCGCGCGACCGGGATCGACGCGGTTGAGCATGCGCTGCGGCTCGCCGAGCTGGGGGCGGGCGAGTTGCTGGTGACGTCGATGGACCGCGACGGCACGAAGGGCGGCTACGACCTCGACCTGATCCGCGCGATCGCCGACCGCACCGCGGTGCCGGTGGTGGCGAGCGGCGGGGTCGGGTCGCTGGACGATCTGGTCGCGGGGGTGGTCGAGGGGCACGCCTCGGCGGTACTGGCGGCGTCGATCTTCCACTTCGGGCAGGCGACGGTGGCGGAGGCGCATGAAGCGCTGGCGGCGGCGGGGGTGCCGGTGCGGGCGCCGTTGGGGTAG
- a CDS encoding GNAT family N-acetyltransferase, whose protein sequence is MIDHIPNPGEAELDAILAPLAAHNDAAAGPTERHKVALVLRDEAGTAIGGLWAEASYRWLFVKYLALPPDARGKGQGRALMLAAEDEARRLGCVGIWLDTFSFQARGFYEKLGYGVFGQIDDYPPGEARFFLSKRIG, encoded by the coding sequence ATGATCGACCACATCCCCAATCCGGGCGAGGCCGAACTCGACGCGATCCTCGCGCCGCTCGCCGCCCACAACGACGCCGCCGCCGGCCCGACCGAGCGGCACAAGGTCGCGCTGGTCCTGCGCGACGAGGCCGGCACCGCGATCGGCGGCTTGTGGGCGGAGGCGAGCTACCGCTGGCTGTTCGTCAAATATCTCGCGCTCCCGCCGGACGCCCGCGGCAAGGGACAGGGCCGCGCGCTGATGCTGGCGGCGGAGGACGAGGCGCGGCGGCTGGGCTGCGTCGGGATCTGGCTCGACACGTTCAGCTTTCAGGCGCGCGGCTTCTACGAGAAGCTCGGCTACGGCGTGTTCGGCCAGATAGACGACTACCCGCCCGGCGAGGCACGCTTCTTCCTGTCGAAGCG
- the fghA gene encoding S-formylglutathione hydrolase, producing the protein MEIVSTARAHGGTQGVYRHRSTATGTDMTFSVYVPEHAAGTTLPVVWYLSGLTCTHANVTDKGEFRRACAEHGLIFVAPDTSPRGDDVPDEDAWDFGKGAGFYVDATEQPWATHYRMWSYVTAELPALVGEHFPADMARQSMMGHSMGGHGALTVALRHPERFRAVSAFAPIVAPTKVPWGKALDRYLGDDAPGKRRHDAVALIEDGARVPEILIDQGDADSFLAEQLRPDLLATACADAGIDLTLRMQPGYDHSYHFISTFMADHLAWHAARLRA; encoded by the coding sequence ATGGAAATCGTCTCCACCGCTCGCGCGCATGGCGGGACGCAGGGCGTGTATCGCCACCGCTCGACCGCGACCGGCACCGACATGACCTTTTCGGTCTATGTCCCCGAGCACGCGGCGGGCACGACGTTGCCGGTGGTGTGGTATTTGTCGGGGCTGACCTGCACGCACGCCAATGTCACCGACAAGGGCGAGTTCCGCCGCGCCTGCGCCGAGCACGGGCTGATCTTCGTCGCGCCGGACACCAGTCCGCGCGGCGATGACGTGCCCGATGAGGATGCGTGGGATTTCGGCAAGGGCGCGGGCTTCTACGTCGACGCGACCGAGCAGCCATGGGCGACGCATTATCGCATGTGGTCCTATGTCACCGCCGAACTGCCCGCGCTGGTTGGCGAACACTTCCCCGCCGACATGGCCCGCCAGTCGATGATGGGACATTCGATGGGTGGGCACGGCGCGCTGACCGTCGCGCTTCGCCACCCGGAGCGGTTCCGCGCCGTTTCGGCCTTCGCGCCGATCGTCGCCCCGACGAAGGTGCCGTGGGGCAAGGCGCTCGACCGCTATCTCGGCGACGACGCGCCCGGCAAGCGCCGCCACGACGCGGTCGCACTGATCGAGGATGGCGCGCGCGTGCCGGAAATCCTGATCGATCAGGGTGATGCCGATTCGTTTCTCGCCGAGCAACTCCGCCCCGATCTGCTCGCCACCGCCTGCGCCGATGCCGGTATCGACCTGACGTTGCGGATGCAGCCGGGCTACGACCACAGCTATCATTTCATCTCGACCTTCATGGCCGATCATCTGGCGTGGCACGCGGCGCGGCTGCGCGCTTGA
- a CDS encoding VOC family protein, whose product MFSHVMVGSNDVARSKTFYDALFAALGGREGRQDDKGRVVYAHDGALFMISRPIDGEPACHANGGTIGFRMSGPEQAQAWHDAGVAHGGTAIEDAPGVRTSPFGQLYLAYLRDPDGNKLCGAYRVPA is encoded by the coding sequence ATGTTCAGTCATGTGATGGTCGGGTCTAACGACGTGGCGCGCTCGAAGACATTCTACGACGCGCTCTTCGCGGCGCTGGGCGGGCGCGAGGGGCGGCAGGACGACAAGGGCCGCGTCGTCTATGCGCATGACGGCGCGCTGTTCATGATCTCGCGTCCGATCGACGGCGAGCCGGCGTGCCACGCCAATGGCGGGACGATCGGTTTTCGGATGAGCGGGCCGGAGCAGGCGCAGGCGTGGCATGACGCAGGCGTCGCCCATGGTGGCACCGCGATCGAGGACGCGCCTGGGGTGCGGACCAGCCCGTTCGGGCAGCTTTACCTCGCTTATCTGCGCGATCCGGACGGCAACAAGCTGTGCGGGGCGTATCGCGTGCCGGCGTGA
- the gmk gene encoding guanylate kinase, which translates to MPDRLPADPHHMKRRGLLFVLSSPSGAGKSTIARMLLASEPELSLSVSATTRAIRKGEQDGRDYHFVSLEKFREMVGNHEFLEWAHVFDQRYGTPRAPVDAMLSDGKDVLFDIDWQGAQQLHQIAGGDVVRVFILPPSMEELRRRLEGRATDAQEIIERRMSRADAEISHWDGYDYVLVNDDVESCYAKVKTILAAERLKRSRQTGLIGFIRKLRTPAG; encoded by the coding sequence ATGCCCGATCGCCTCCCCGCCGACCCGCACCATATGAAGCGTCGCGGATTGTTGTTCGTCCTGTCCTCGCCGTCCGGCGCGGGAAAGTCGACGATCGCGCGGATGTTGCTCGCCAGCGAGCCCGAATTGTCGCTGTCGGTGTCCGCCACCACCCGCGCGATCCGCAAGGGCGAGCAGGACGGGCGCGATTACCATTTCGTCTCGCTGGAGAAATTCCGCGAGATGGTCGGCAATCACGAATTTCTCGAATGGGCGCACGTCTTCGACCAACGCTATGGCACGCCGCGCGCGCCGGTCGATGCGATGCTGTCGGACGGCAAGGACGTGCTGTTCGACATCGACTGGCAGGGCGCGCAGCAGCTCCACCAGATCGCGGGCGGCGACGTGGTGCGGGTGTTCATCCTGCCGCCATCGATGGAGGAACTGCGCCGCCGGCTGGAGGGCCGCGCCACCGATGCGCAGGAGATCATCGAGCGCCGGATGAGCCGCGCCGATGCCGAGATCAGCCATTGGGACGGCTATGATTATGTGCTGGTCAACGACGATGTCGAGAGCTGCTACGCCAAGGTGAAGACGATCCTCGCCGCCGAGCGGCTGAAGCGCTCGCGGCAGACCGGGCTGATCGGCTTCATCCGCAAGCTGCGCACACCGGCGGGGTAG
- a CDS encoding bile acid:sodium symporter, which translates to MRTGRIEAVLARADRFLLLLIATVALAAVLPARGQAAVWVEHGTTVAVALLFLLYGARLAPQAIWAGLAQWRLQLLVFASTFLLFPLIGLGVAAATHAWLPAPIVTGLLYLCLLPSTVQSSIAFTSIARGNVPAALCSASLSNLVGVVITPLLVAQLLATASGGLSLDALRDIALQILLPFVVGQAIRPWAQAWLLAHPLLTKVVDRGSVLVVVYAAFGAGVVAGLWQHVSPLTLVAIVLVSLVILAIVIGAMTLASRALGFTVPDEIATVFCGSKKSMASGIPMAAILFPSHSVGLVVLPLMIFHQVQLFVCAWLARRYAERAE; encoded by the coding sequence GTGAGGACGGGGCGTATCGAGGCGGTGCTGGCGCGCGCCGACCGCTTCCTGCTGCTGCTGATCGCGACCGTCGCGCTCGCCGCGGTGCTGCCGGCGCGTGGGCAAGCGGCGGTGTGGGTCGAACATGGCACCACCGTCGCCGTGGCGTTGCTGTTCCTGCTGTACGGCGCGCGGCTCGCGCCGCAGGCGATCTGGGCAGGGCTGGCGCAGTGGCGGTTACAGCTTTTGGTGTTCGCCAGCACCTTCCTGCTGTTCCCGTTGATCGGGCTCGGCGTCGCGGCGGCAACGCACGCGTGGCTGCCGGCGCCGATCGTCACCGGGCTGCTGTATCTCTGTCTGCTGCCGTCGACCGTCCAGTCGTCGATCGCCTTCACCTCGATCGCGCGCGGCAACGTCCCCGCGGCGCTGTGCAGCGCGTCGCTGTCGAACCTCGTCGGCGTGGTCATCACCCCGTTGCTGGTCGCGCAACTGCTCGCGACCGCGAGCGGCGGGCTGTCGCTCGACGCGCTGCGCGACATCGCCCTCCAGATCCTGCTGCCGTTCGTCGTCGGGCAGGCGATCAGGCCGTGGGCGCAGGCGTGGCTGCTCGCGCATCCGCTGCTGACCAAGGTGGTCGATCGCGGATCGGTGCTGGTGGTCGTCTATGCCGCGTTCGGCGCCGGGGTAGTCGCGGGGCTGTGGCAGCATGTCTCGCCACTGACATTGGTGGCGATCGTGCTCGTCTCGCTGGTGATCCTCGCGATCGTGATCGGCGCGATGACGCTGGCGTCGCGCGCGCTGGGCTTTACGGTACCCGACGAGATCGCGACCGTCTTCTGCGGGTCCAAGAAGAGCATGGCGAGCGGCATCCCGATGGCGGCGATCCTGTTCCCGTCGCACAGCGTCGGGCTGGTCGTGTTGCCGCTGATGATCTTCCATCAGGTGCAATTGTTCGTCTGCGCGTGGCTGGCGCGGCGCTATGCGGAGCGGGCCGAGTGA
- a CDS encoding S-(hydroxymethyl)glutathione dehydrogenase/class III alcohol dehydrogenase, which translates to MKTRAAVAFEAKKPLEIVELDLEGPKAGEVLVEIMATGICHTDAYTLDGLDSEGLFPSVLGHEGCGIVREVGAGVTSVAPGDHVIPLYTPECRQCKSCLSGKTNLCTAVRATQGKGLMPDGTTRFSYKGQPIYHYMGCSTFSNFTVLPEIAVAKIRPDAPFDTSCYIGCGVTTGVGAVVNTAKVEVGATVIVFGLGGIGLNVIQGARLAGAARIVGVDINPDREDWGRQFGMTDFVNPRDVGDVVQHLVALTDGGGDYTFDCTGNTVVMRQALESAHRGWGESIVIGVAEAGKEISTRPFQLVTGRVWKGTAFGGARGRTDVPKIVDWYMNGMIQIDPMITHRLTLDEINKGFDLMHAGESIRSVVVY; encoded by the coding sequence ATGAAGACCCGCGCCGCCGTCGCGTTCGAGGCGAAGAAGCCGCTAGAGATCGTTGAACTCGATCTCGAAGGTCCGAAGGCAGGTGAGGTGCTGGTCGAGATCATGGCGACCGGCATCTGCCACACCGATGCCTATACGCTCGACGGGCTCGACAGCGAGGGGTTGTTTCCCAGCGTGCTCGGCCACGAGGGTTGCGGGATTGTCCGCGAGGTCGGCGCGGGCGTGACCAGCGTCGCGCCGGGCGATCACGTCATCCCGCTCTACACGCCCGAGTGCCGCCAGTGTAAGTCGTGCCTCAGCGGCAAGACCAACCTGTGCACCGCGGTCCGCGCGACGCAAGGGAAGGGCCTGATGCCCGACGGCACGACGCGCTTCAGCTACAAGGGGCAGCCGATCTACCATTATATGGGCTGCTCGACCTTCTCGAACTTCACCGTGCTGCCGGAGATCGCGGTGGCGAAGATCCGGCCGGACGCGCCGTTCGACACCAGCTGCTATATCGGCTGCGGCGTCACCACCGGGGTCGGCGCGGTGGTCAACACCGCCAAGGTCGAGGTCGGCGCGACGGTGATCGTGTTCGGGCTCGGCGGGATCGGGCTCAACGTCATCCAGGGCGCGAGGCTGGCCGGCGCGGCGCGGATCGTCGGGGTCGACATCAACCCCGATCGCGAGGATTGGGGGCGGCAGTTCGGGATGACCGACTTCGTCAATCCGAGGGACGTCGGCGACGTCGTCCAGCATCTGGTCGCGCTGACCGATGGCGGTGGCGATTATACGTTCGATTGCACCGGCAACACCGTCGTGATGCGGCAGGCGCTGGAAAGCGCGCATCGCGGCTGGGGCGAGTCGATCGTGATCGGCGTCGCCGAGGCGGGCAAGGAGATCAGCACGCGACCGTTCCAGCTCGTCACCGGGCGCGTCTGGAAGGGCACCGCATTCGGCGGCGCGCGCGGGCGCACCGATGTGCCGAAGATCGTCGACTGGTATATGAACGGCATGATCCAGATCGATCCGATGATCACGCATCGGCTGACGCTGGACGAGATCAACAAGGGCTTTGACCTGATGCATGCCGGCGAGAGCATCCGCAGCGTCGTGGTATATTGA
- the hisB gene encoding imidazoleglycerol-phosphate dehydratase HisB produces MRTATIRRDTSETKVAVTVNLDGTGVYDVKTGVGFFDHMLEQLSRHGLIDLHVRCDGDLHIDAHHTVEDTALAIGSAVAQALGDKRGIRRYGDALSPMDETLTRVALDISGRPWLVWRAHFSQARLGDMDTEMFQHFFHSFAQNAGITLHIETLYGDNNHHIAESMFKGLARALRAAVEIDARKADAIPSTKGIL; encoded by the coding sequence ATGCGCACCGCCACGATCCGCCGCGACACTTCGGAGACGAAGGTCGCCGTTACCGTCAACCTCGACGGGACGGGCGTCTACGACGTGAAGACCGGCGTCGGCTTCTTCGACCATATGCTCGAACAGCTCTCGCGCCACGGGCTGATCGACCTGCACGTCCGCTGCGACGGCGACCTGCATATCGACGCGCATCACACCGTCGAGGACACCGCGCTGGCGATCGGCAGCGCGGTGGCGCAGGCGCTCGGCGACAAGCGCGGAATCCGCCGCTACGGCGACGCGCTGAGCCCGATGGACGAGACGCTGACCCGCGTCGCGCTCGATATCTCGGGGCGGCCGTGGCTGGTGTGGCGCGCGCATTTCTCGCAGGCGCGGCTGGGCGACATGGACACCGAGATGTTCCAGCATTTCTTCCACAGCTTCGCGCAGAACGCCGGGATTACGCTGCACATCGAGACGCTGTACGGCGACAACAACCATCACATCGCCGAGAGCATGTTCAAGGGGCTGGCGCGCGCGCTGCGCGCGGCGGTCGAGATCGACGCGCGCAAGGCCGATGCGATCCCCTCGACCAAGGGGATATTGTGA
- the hisH gene encoding imidazole glycerol phosphate synthase subunit HisH, translating into MTLALIDYQAGNLHSVENALRAAGCADLTVTADPEVVRRADRIVLPGVGAFGSCAANLRAVPGMVAALEERALGQGAPFLGICVGMQLLAETGEELGVHKGLGWIAGSVRRIDPAGSDAKVPHMGWNDVVPTDDHPLIVPGEAYFLHSYAFAGDGVVATTDHAGSVTAAIARDTVLGVQFHPEKSQRYGLALLERFLAWRP; encoded by the coding sequence ATGACGCTCGCGCTGATCGACTATCAGGCCGGCAACCTCCACTCGGTCGAGAATGCGTTGCGCGCGGCGGGCTGCGCCGATCTGACCGTCACCGCCGACCCGGAGGTGGTGCGGCGTGCGGACCGGATCGTGCTGCCCGGTGTCGGCGCGTTCGGTTCCTGCGCGGCGAACCTGCGCGCGGTGCCGGGGATGGTCGCGGCGCTGGAGGAGCGTGCGCTGGGGCAGGGCGCGCCGTTTCTCGGCATTTGCGTCGGGATGCAATTGCTCGCCGAAACCGGTGAAGAGCTCGGCGTCCACAAGGGGCTCGGCTGGATCGCGGGCAGCGTGCGGCGGATCGACCCGGCGGGCAGCGACGCCAAAGTCCCGCACATGGGCTGGAACGACGTGGTGCCGACCGACGACCATCCGCTGATCGTCCCCGGCGAGGCCTATTTCCTCCACAGCTACGCCTTTGCCGGCGATGGCGTGGTCGCGACCACCGACCATGCCGGGTCAGTGACCGCCGCGATCGCACGCGACACGGTGCTGGGCGTGCAATTCCACCCCGAAAAGAGCCAGCGCTACGGTCTGGCGCTGCTCGAAAGGTTTCTGGCATGGCGTCCCTGA
- a CDS encoding ATPase, whose amino-acid sequence MKRFWTEVSVDADRAIRLDTRPVRTPGRAPLALPTLALAEAVADEWRAVGETLDPRAMPLTGLANAAIDRIAPAPDSFAAGLAAYAESDLLCYRADAPAELVSRQAAAWDPLLDWARDRYDVHFAIVTGVMHRAQPPATVARLGEAVTSHDAFALAPLSPLVTLTGTLVGALALAEGAVTPDALWTAAMVDENWQAERWGEDPLATQAREGKRRDYDAAARFLSLLDGGCDHDRE is encoded by the coding sequence GTGAAGCGTTTCTGGACCGAGGTGTCGGTGGACGCCGACCGCGCGATCCGGCTCGACACGCGCCCGGTGCGGACGCCGGGACGCGCGCCGCTCGCGCTGCCGACGCTCGCACTGGCCGAGGCGGTCGCCGACGAATGGCGCGCGGTCGGCGAGACGCTCGACCCGCGTGCGATGCCGCTGACCGGGCTCGCCAATGCCGCGATCGACCGGATTGCGCCGGCACCTGACTCGTTCGCCGCCGGGCTGGCGGCCTATGCCGAAAGCGACCTGCTCTGCTACCGCGCCGACGCGCCCGCCGAGCTGGTCTCCCGGCAAGCCGCGGCGTGGGACCCGCTGCTCGACTGGGCGCGCGACCGCTATGACGTGCATTTCGCGATCGTCACCGGCGTGATGCACCGCGCGCAGCCGCCCGCGACCGTCGCGCGGCTCGGCGAAGCGGTGACGAGTCACGACGCCTTCGCGCTCGCGCCGCTGTCGCCGCTGGTGACGCTGACCGGCACATTGGTCGGCGCGCTGGCGCTTGCGGAGGGTGCGGTGACGCCGGACGCGCTGTGGACGGCGGCGATGGTCGACGAGAACTGGCAGGCCGAACGCTGGGGCGAGGACCCGCTCGCGACGCAGGCGCGCGAGGGCAAGCGCCGCGACTATGACGCGGCGGCGCGGTTCCTGTCGTTGCTGGACGGTGGTTGCGACCACGATCGCGAATAA
- a CDS encoding DUF4375 domain-containing protein — translation MSDCRIAHLSITRHEARSPDPSEACLWLGYFIEEALERGWAENELPPDAMQFAALWDYHGERANGGHAQYYENRDGDLTALRNGSELLGRIGLSQHGKLINHFIEIANTNEDRINDLYASGNNENVKTIFYDLDDSFAELEISEGKLLHHLHAWVLQQNWVVVDGADGPANTDWLRHIVPEPPLRAARMAARERRRHAEHHGSMMALIHKLWRR, via the coding sequence ATGTCCGATTGCCGGATCGCACACCTGTCCATCACGAGGCACGAGGCACGCTCCCCCGATCCGAGCGAGGCTTGCCTTTGGCTTGGTTACTTTATCGAAGAAGCGCTTGAACGTGGCTGGGCTGAGAACGAGCTCCCGCCTGACGCCATGCAGTTTGCCGCGCTATGGGATTATCATGGCGAGCGTGCCAATGGCGGACATGCTCAATATTATGAGAACAGGGATGGCGATCTAACCGCGTTGAGGAACGGATCGGAACTTCTTGGCCGTATTGGTCTGAGCCAACATGGAAAGCTAATCAATCACTTTATCGAGATCGCAAATACAAATGAAGATCGTATCAATGACCTTTATGCCAGCGGCAACAATGAGAATGTGAAAACTATATTCTACGACCTCGACGACTCGTTTGCGGAGTTGGAGATAAGCGAGGGCAAGCTCCTACATCATCTTCATGCCTGGGTTTTGCAGCAAAATTGGGTTGTTGTTGATGGTGCGGATGGCCCGGCCAACACCGATTGGTTGCGGCACATCGTTCCCGAGCCTCCATTGCGCGCAGCCCGCATGGCTGCACGCGAGAGACGCCGTCACGCTGAACATCACGGGTCGATGATGGCCCTGATCCATAAGCTCTGGCGTCGCTAA
- a CDS encoding CaiB/BaiF CoA-transferase family protein produces MTNRPLAGLRVLELARILAGPWAGQLLADLGADVIKVERPGEGDDTRHWGPPFVADTPGERGSAAYYHACNRGKRSVAINIATSEGQAQVRALAAGADVVIENYKVGGLTKYGLDPAALRAADPRLIVCSITGFGQDGPYAQRAGYDFIIQGMGGMMSITGEPDGSPQKGGVAHADLFTGVYATVAVLAAVVARASSGVGTHIDMALLDTQVAVLANQALNWMASGVVPQRVGNGHPNLAPYQSFPTSDGDLIVAVGNDRQFAKLCAVLAVPALAEDARFATNPARVANRAALLPLLVARTVLWRGADLLAALEAAGVPVGPVNRIDQVFADPQVIARGMQLAMAGIPGLASPIRFDGERAVAARPSPRLGEHAGAAWL; encoded by the coding sequence ATGACCAATCGCCCCCTCGCCGGCCTGCGCGTCCTCGAACTCGCGCGCATCCTCGCCGGACCATGGGCGGGGCAGTTGCTCGCCGACCTTGGCGCCGACGTCATCAAGGTCGAGCGCCCCGGCGAGGGCGACGACACCCGCCACTGGGGCCCACCGTTCGTCGCCGACACGCCCGGCGAGCGCGGCTCGGCCGCCTATTATCACGCCTGCAACCGCGGCAAGCGCTCGGTGGCGATCAACATCGCCACCTCGGAGGGACAGGCGCAGGTGCGCGCGCTCGCCGCCGGGGCAGACGTGGTGATCGAGAATTACAAGGTCGGCGGGCTGACCAAATACGGCCTCGACCCCGCCGCGCTGCGCGCCGCCGATCCGCGGCTGATCGTCTGTTCGATCACCGGCTTCGGGCAGGACGGCCCCTATGCGCAGCGTGCCGGCTATGACTTCATCATCCAGGGCATGGGCGGGATGATGTCGATCACCGGCGAGCCCGACGGCTCGCCGCAAAAGGGCGGCGTCGCGCACGCCGACCTGTTCACCGGCGTCTATGCGACGGTCGCGGTCCTTGCCGCCGTGGTAGCACGCGCGTCGAGCGGCGTCGGCACGCATATCGACATGGCGCTGCTCGACACGCAGGTCGCGGTGCTCGCCAATCAGGCGCTCAACTGGATGGCGAGCGGCGTGGTGCCGCAGCGCGTCGGCAACGGCCACCCGAACCTCGCGCCGTACCAGAGCTTCCCGACCAGCGACGGCGACCTGATCGTCGCGGTCGGCAACGATCGCCAGTTCGCGAAGCTATGCGCGGTGCTGGCGGTGCCGGCGTTGGCCGAGGACGCACGCTTCGCGACCAATCCGGCGCGCGTGGCCAACCGCGCCGCCTTGCTCCCGCTGCTGGTCGCGCGCACCGTGCTGTGGCGCGGCGCCGATTTGCTCGCCGCGCTGGAGGCGGCGGGGGTGCCGGTCGGCCCGGTCAACCGCATCGATCAGGTCTTCGCCGACCCGCAGGTGATCGCGCGCGGGATGCAGCTGGCGATGGCCGGCATCCCCGGCCTCGCCTCGCCGATCCGCTTTGATGGCGAGCGCGCGGTGGCGGCGCGACCGAGCCCACGGCTTGGGGAACATGCTGGGGCGGCGTGGCTGTGA
- the hisA gene encoding 1-(5-phosphoribosyl)-5-[(5-phosphoribosylamino)methylideneamino]imidazole-4-carboxamide isomerase — protein MASLIVFPAIDLKGGQVVRLAEGDMARATVYGDDPAAQARAFAAAGATHLHVVDLDGAFAGESVNGEAVRGIVAAFPGKVQLGGGIRTPEAVAAWLDLGVARVVIGTAALEQPQFVRDMAARYPGQIVVAVDARDGMVATKGWAEVSTTRVADLARQFEDAGVAAVLFTDVGRDGLLKGCNVAATVALAREVRIPVIASGGVADIDDIHQLAAHADDGVEGVITGRALYDGRLDLGDALRVAGR, from the coding sequence ATGGCGTCCCTGATCGTCTTCCCCGCGATCGACCTCAAAGGCGGGCAGGTCGTCCGGCTCGCCGAGGGCGATATGGCGCGCGCAACCGTCTATGGCGACGATCCGGCGGCGCAGGCGCGCGCCTTCGCGGCGGCGGGGGCGACGCATCTGCACGTCGTCGATCTCGATGGCGCGTTTGCGGGCGAGAGCGTCAACGGTGAGGCGGTGCGCGGGATCGTCGCGGCCTTTCCGGGCAAGGTGCAGCTTGGCGGCGGCATCCGCACGCCCGAGGCGGTCGCGGCGTGGCTCGACCTCGGCGTCGCGCGCGTGGTGATCGGCACCGCCGCGCTCGAACAGCCGCAGTTCGTCCGCGACATGGCGGCGCGCTATCCCGGGCAGATCGTCGTCGCGGTCGACGCGCGCGACGGGATGGTCGCGACAAAGGGCTGGGCGGAGGTGTCCACCACCCGCGTCGCCGACCTCGCACGGCAATTCGAGGATGCGGGCGTCGCGGCGGTGTTGTTCACCGACGTCGGGCGTGACGGGCTGCTCAAGGGCTGCAACGTCGCCGCGACCGTCGCGCTGGCGCGTGAAGTGCGCATCCCGGTGATCGCGAGCGGCGGGGTCGCGGATATCGATGACATCCACCAGCTCGCCGCGCACGCCGATGACGGCGTCGAGGGCGTCATCACCGGGCGCGCCTTGTACGACGGGCGGCTCGACCTCGGCGACGCGCTGCGGGTGGCGGGACGCTGA